Below is a genomic region from Lonchura striata isolate bLonStr1 chromosome 28, bLonStr1.mat, whole genome shotgun sequence.
CATACCTCTATATATTTATAGAAGTAGAAAGTATACTTTTGTATACTGTATATACAATGCTATTTCATGTGGAtgattacatatatatattttttaatgtgtatatttatatatattataaatgtATGTTACATATATATTGACttgaatacatatatatatttatatttatgtgtatatttatatattataaatgtATGTTACATATATATTGACTTGATtacatatacatatttttatatttatgtgcatatttatatatattataaatgtATGTTACATGCATATTGACTTGATtacatatacatatttttatatttatgtgcgtatttatatatattataaatgtATGTTACATGTATATTGACTTGattacatatacatatatttatatttatgtgaatatttatatatattataaatgtATGTTACATATATATTAACtatacagatataaaaatacacagatattaAAACAGCCAGATATAAAACTGTACATATAAAATTTATGCGCTATGTacagtattttatatgtatataaatgaAACatctacagaaataaatatgtgGAACTGTGCATATAAAATTTATGTATCACATACATGTCAAATTTATACATCACATATATGGCATTTTAGacctatatatatttatattttttatctaTTATAGATGTATATGTAGCATAGATATAGTACTTCTATTTacattgtatttatatttacagaGTATATCTATTTTATAgaatatgtatatttatatgtacGTTTATATGTGTATTTCAATTTggaatttatatttatattatatttattatttatatgtatagTTATATttgttatagttatagttacatttataattatatttataggtatatgtatatttatggttatttttatttgtttatatttatacacaatttattcatttgtttatatttatttatagttaTACACAATTTATAcacttgtttttatttatatatttttatttatatactatgtgtacatttttatttctttttatttatactTTCTATGTATAGATATATcgatataaatatatattaaaatatagtATAAATCgatatttatatgtaaatttatagttatagttatatgtgtagttatttttatttatttctatttatacacaatttattaatttatttatatttattatttatatttacaagCAATGTATAcacttgtttttatttatttatatttgtatttgtatatttctatatatttatatttatatttatatttatatttatatttatatttatatttatatttatatttacataccatttatacatatttatttctttatatttataCACTCTATAGATAGATATATTGATATaaatctatattaaaaaaatatataaatctatatttttatatttatagctatatatgaaatatatattatatatatgtatatattatatatatgtatatattatatatatgtatatacacatatatatgtatataatatatgtatatatgtatataatatatatgtatctatGCATATATAGAATATAGATGTATCTAtacatataaatgtatataataTAGACATATCTATACATATAGATGTATATAATATAGATGTATATAATATAGATGTATATAATAGATATAGATGCACATATACATTAAATaggtatgtgtgtatatatacacatatacatagaTGCATATAGATGTCTATGTAGATGTCTCTGGGGCGGCCTTGGCTGCTCCCTGAACTCGTTTCCTTCAGTCCCCCTGGACAGTTCCGGAGCCGCTCCAGAGGCCGGAGAACCCCGGCGAGAAGGTGGAGGGACAATTCCCACCACGACCGTGGCCCGAGGACCTCGGCTGGCCTCGCCAGGGACGGCGCTGccgggctgctgctgccgctgcgcGGGGAGCTGGACCTCGCCCCGGGGCCCATCGTACTCCTCCCGGTCCCGTTCCTCTGTTCCAGTCCCGTTCCTCTGTTCCAGTCCCGTTCCTCTCTCCCAGTCCCGTTCCTCTCTCCCAGTCCCATTCTTCTCCCGGTCCCGTTCCTCTATTCCAGTCCCGTTCCTCTATTCCAGTCCCGTTCCTCTCCCAGTCCCGTTCCTCTATTCCAGTCCCGTTCCTCTCCCAGTCCCGTTCCTCTATTCCAGTCCCGTTCCTCTATTCCAGTCCCGTTCCTCTATTCCAGTCCTGTTCCTCTCTTCCAGTCCCGTTCCTCTATTCCAGTCCCGTTCCTCTGTTCCAGTCCCGTTCCTCTATTCCAGTCCCGTTCCTCTGTTCCAGTCCCGTTCCTCTATTCCAGTCCCGTTCCTCTCTCCCAGTCCCGTTCCTCTGTTCCAGTCCCGTTCCTCTATTCCAGTCCCGTTCCTCTATTCCAGTCCTGTTCCTCTCCCAGTCCCTTTCCTCTCCCAGTCCCGTTCCTCTCCCAGTCCCGTTCCTCTATTCCAGTCCCGTTCCTCTCTCCCAGTCCCGTTCCTCTCTTCCAGTCCCGTTCCTCTATTCCAGTCCCGTTCCTCTATTCCAGTCCCGTTCCTCTATTCCAGTCCCGTTCCTCTATTCCAGTCCCGTTCCTCTATTCCAGTCCCGTTCTTCTCCCGGTCCCGTTCCTCTATTCCAGTCCCATTCCTCTATTCCAGTCCCGTTCCTCTATTCCAGTCCCGTTCCTCTATTCCAGTCCCGTTCCTCTATTCCAGTCCCGTTCTTCTCCCGGTCCCGTTCCTCTATTCCAGTCCCGTTCCTCTCTCCCAGTCCCGTTCCTCTCTTCCAGTCCCGTTCCTCTATTCCAGTCCCGTTCCTCTATTCCAGTCCCGTTCCTCTATTCCAGTCCCGTTCCTCTATTCCAGTCCCGTTCTTCTCCCGGTCCCGTTCCTCTATTCCAGTCCCATTCCTCTATTCCAGTCCCGTTCCTCTATTCCAGTCCCGTTCCTCTATTCCAGTCCCGTTCCTCTATTCCAGTCCCGTTCTTCTCCCGGTCCCGTTCCTCTATTCCAGTCCCATTCCTCTATTCCAGTCCCGTTCCTCTATTCCAGTCCCGTTCCTCTATTCCAGTCCCGTTCCTCTATTCCAGTCCTGTTCCTCTATTCCAGTCCCGTTCCTCTCCCAGTCCTGTTCCTCTCTCCCAGTcctgctcctctctcccagtccctctctcccagtccctctcctctctcccagttcctctctcccagtcctgttcctctcccagtccctctcctctctcccagtccctctctcccagttcctctctcccagttcctctctcccagtccctctcctctctcccagtccctctcctctctcccagtccctctctcccagttcctctctcccagttcctctctcccagtccctctcctctctcccagtcCTGTTCCTGTCTCCCAGTCCTGTTCCTGTCTCCCAGTCCCATTCCTCAATTCCAGTCCTGTTCCTCTATTCCAGTCCTGTTCCTCTATTCCAGTCCCATTCCTCAATTCCAGTCCCATTcctctctcccagtccctctcctctctcccagtcctgttcctctctcccagtccctctctcccagtccctctcctctctcccagtcccgttcctctctcccagtccctctctcccagttcctctctcccagtcctgcagccccaccctgcccttgctcagccctgggctctCCAGGGCCACCTTTGGGTGCTCCCTCAGGACCTTCTCCCCACGCCAGCCATCCCCTGGACTCTGCTGTCCCATCTCCTGACCCCCGAGCCCTCCAAAGGTCACTCCTGACCCCGGGGCTTTTCCAGGAGGGAAatcagctcccagcccagcgctgCACACAGGGCGGCAATTGTTCTCTCCATCAGCAGCGTTCCACAAAcattcccaggaattccagctgctcttcctcctgcGATCCTTCTGTAGGAACTTTTGTGATCTGTAGGatcaaaaatccctttttttccaTCACCACCCTTTGCCATCTTCATTTTTCCCTCTGCCTGTGTATCAGCACAAGCCAAATGGAGATTTTGCTCACAGGGAGTTAATTTTGAGAAGCTCCGAGGGATTTTTCGCACTGGGAAATAATTTTGGGAAGCTCCAACACTGGGGTTCAGCACTGACCATCCCATTTCCTGCCTCGTTCCTTTTTTCCATTGCAAAATGACCAAAGGAATACTAAACATCAtctgggagctgggaattcTAAACCAGGCCTTAAATGAAACTGCTTTACTTAAAGCAACAAAAATTTGCCACTTACACTATGGAAGTTGACAACACACACCTCATTTCCCATGAATTACACCCAAAACCATCCCTGATCCCAACACTTCccaaattcacattttttccctGCGACCGCTGTTTTCatcctaaattttttttttttttttttttttttttgtgcttttggaGGAGTCAGATTTTCCAATCAGCTCTCTCCCACTGGATCATTAAACtttaatttctccattttttcatatttatttatttgattctGGATGGGCTGGCAGCGGGATTTGGGTTTTCCttggctttcctttttttttacacGCCGTGCACGTGCACGGGGGGAGATTTATGGCTCTCCAAAGATTCttcctaaaatatttacaaagtgGAGCTCGGAGCGGGAATGTTTGACTCGGCCGTGGCTGTCAGGCCTCTGGGTGGCATGAGGGGGGAATATAAACAGACCTTTTTTtccattcccaaaaaaatcctataAACCTTTTATCCTTCTTTAATTTCCCCCCCTCCTATTGTTCTCCGTTTTCCGGTGCCAGGTTTGAGCCTATTTTGgaatgaaaatcaaaataaattctgtttttctggACAGACTGGGCTGGGACTGGTGGTGCTAAAGGACagatttccccttttccttttccttttccttttccttttccttttccttttccttttccttttccttttccttttccttttccttttccttttcatttccctTCCCATTTCCCATGATTTCCTCGGAATTTCCATATTTTTGAGCCAAACCAGTTGGAATCTCCTTTCCCAGAAGGGCCAAAGTTGATTATTTCTGAGtctttcccccaaaaaacccacggTAAAGGACAAATCCATAAAAATCCTTCTTTTCATTCCCACTTTCACCACGAGGATGAAACAGATCACACCCGAGTTCAGGTtcgtttaaaaaaaaataataatatcaaacagctttttatttcattttattttatcttattttattcTTCCCCCCACAAAGGTTCAGGATAAATGGTACAAATGTAATAAATGTAAACTGCACTTGGCACCGTCGGGGTCaataaataacataaaaaagGGAGCGAGCGCGGGAGGCGTTTGGGAGGCGGCGCTTTGGGATCTGAATAAATAACATAATTTATTTCCAATAAATAGCAGTATCCAAAATACAGATGCATTGCATCCACTTCTGCAGCCGGGCACGGGCCCGGCGATTCCGGAGGGGAAAATCCGGATGGTGCCGGCGGCGCTGGAACAAGaatcccttttccccttttctcccttttctacctctttttattctttttccccttttttcctttttcccttttttcttttttctctttcccttttttccttttcccctcgtttattttcttttttctcctttccccccttttttctttttcccccttttcccttttatcccttttctctttcgcctctttcccctccttttctttttatttcctattttccctttccccctttcttatttctcctttttgtccttttcctcttttttcctctttccctttttaCCTGTTCTTCTTTCCCCCATTTGCAACTTTTcatttaaattgcttttttcccttccctcccttttttatctttttccccttttcccttttttcctactgtatcttttccctctttttttctttttcccccccttttttccttcccctttttttccttttttcctttcccctttttttttcttttttccttttccccttttttccttttttccttcccccttttattccttttttcctttcccctttcttttctatttttcctttccccttttttccttttttccttcccctttttttccttttttcctttcccctttttttccctttttccttccccctttttttcctttttcctttcccctttcttttccttttttcctttccccttttttccttttttccttccccctttttttccttttttcctttcccctttttttccttttttccttttccttcctttttcttttattcccttttatttcctttctctcgGGCCTCCCTTCGAGGCCGGGCTTTGCTCAGCCCAGAAGGAAAACACGTGGcagccccattcccaattcccaaggGGCAGAAACAACCGAATCCCACCAAAATATCCTTTCTCTTGATAAATTGGGAAAATCCTTTCTCCCCAGCAGGATGCTGGAGCTGTTTAAATCCAGAATATTCTCTCTGCGAGCGCTTTCATCGCGTGGCAACGACGACGTCGGAGCTGATTTCCCACCCGTGGATCCCAAATTGGGAGCGAGACCCCGGGAGCAAACGGGATCCCGAGGGATCTGTGGGATGTGTGGCTCTGATCCCGAGCTGGAGCTGGATCCTGCCCCAGGCACAGCGTGTCCTGatggaaaaacctctggaaatcCCAGAACTcgccggggcagggctggcagagcgcAAGCCTGGGATTTTTGCACTGTCACAACCACATTATTCTGTTTTAAACATCTCCTCGCgtccccaaacctcctgctcttCCAACCCCTCCTCTCTCACGAGGAGCTGCAGGCCCAGACAAACAAAAACCCGACTCAAAAATCCCCTCAACAGCTGTTGCACACtggttattattattattactactactactaataataataataatattaatattaaccACAGCACATGGGATGCTGAGGGAAGAGCCAGATGAGATTCTGCTGTGCCTTTGAGGAGGGAATTTTccactttgtttttttttttttttttttttttttgcattgtagTCATTCTTCcggacagctccagctcctattacagcagagggggctggagaAATGGAAAACATGAGGGAAACCTCAGCCTTTGGATTGGAACCACATTTCCAGGGCCGGCTGGCAGCGGGATGGCACCAGGACAGCTGGAGGAATTccatgaggaggaggaggagccctGAAAAAGCCATGGAAGCAGAATCCATCCTTTTGGCCACACCACGATGCCCCAGCTCGCCCCATCGGGGAGTTTTTGCGGCTGCaaatcccagctgttcccaaaattccccagcaggagcagcgtcaGGCAGATGGGGAGCATCCCCTCCGCACGGGCCGGAGCTCCACTGCCAGcagggggaaataaaaataataataaaattaaaaaaaaaagggggggaaatgaTGGATTGGAGCTATGCCTGCCGGGTTTAACACACCATTGCATTGAGTCAGGTTTTCCTCCCGCTTTTGGGGGCTCCAAGCTGGATTTGccctgggaatgggggattTTGGAAGCTGGGAGAtgtcccagcaggagctgctcctccctGGCGAGAGGAGGGTCCCTCAGGCTGGGCGCCCACCATCACGGCACCCAAAATCCCTGGATTCTGCCAAAAAACTGTCCCAAACCAGGGTGCAAACAGcgagcagaggcagctcctgctccaaaCCCTCCTCTGCAGCACCAGGTCCTGCGCTGCCCCCACACCACCttccctgccttccctgctctgcttgcattcctttttattttactgcaaCAAAACCAATTTTAGTTTTATCAGCAGCGAGGCCTGGAAAGCACCCAAGCCCTTGAGAGGACagttattgttgttattattatcattattattattagatttgggtgcttttttttttccttaaactcGAGTGAGCCGCTTATCCACTGGGAGCCCGGCGCAGCTCCCGCTGCCCATCTGCCATTCCCATCCTCCAGCCGATTATTTTGGGCCACTTTTCCCATTTCCAGGCCTGCAAACTCACACCTTGGTTCGGGAGCTGCACCTGGAGCGTGGAGTTTATCCACTCTCACTTCCCATTTCCCAAGTGCGGGTTTCACACCCCCACACCCACGGCTGCCTCCTGcctttcccaaaatccagggaaaacTCCGAGTTACAGAGTCCAGGCTGCCTTCCCGGGCCGCCAGCCCTGCTGAAGGATGGTGTTTATATTCCTCCACTACATCCTGGCTCCTCTCAGCCAAGAGCTGCGTTTGGataaaaaggaaaggggaaaaaaaaatccccaccagCCCGGGCCTGTGTGGAGGTCGGGAATGTGGCTGGCCCGACCCTGGAGATGCTGCCCCCcacctcatcccatcccatcccatcccatcccatcccatcccatcccatcccatcccatcccatcccatcccatcccatcccatcccaagggatgccccaaatcctgcagcccCATCACCAGCTGGGATCACCACCAgcagccctcctcctcctcctcgggaTGAAGGCAccagggattttttccccctgtttgtCTGGAGAGAGGAGCCAGGACGCCGGGGATGGGGGGGTGGCACACGGAGTGTTTTCCCTCCCGTCGGTTAATGCCCAGGACATGACACCAATATTCTCCTTCTGTTTATGATTTGCTTTTTCTGGGAAGGGAGCCAAGGGGAGAAAACCCATCAATCCCAGGCAACAAATCGAGCCTGCCCAGGGAATGTGAAAGTCTGCGGGCTCATTTATATCCCCGCAGAGTAAACAGCAGTGACACTGCTGTAAATGCGAGCGGAGCCAAGCCCAGGACTGAgtcccctctcccagccctgagcagaggaTGGGGGATACTCCTGGGAGAGccggggggatttttgggagacGCCAAACCAGGGGTGCTCCTGCCCACACCGCCACgcgctgcagctctgctggtggccctggggaggTTCTGTCACCTCCCTGGAGGTGGCCGGGCTCTGGCCCAGCTGCCCGTGGCGAGGGCACAGCAGGTTAATCCAGTTACTTCAGATTATCCCGAGTTTTAAGAAGAaaagccccagggctgcaggaatgAGACGATGGCAAAAGGGGCACAAGGCAGAGGGAGTCAGAGGCACACACAACCACTGGCGGCGTTTCTGTGTCCCCAGACACCGGGATCTGGGGTGGTCGgacctccccagcagctcagggTGGTCACACAACCCCAAAGGTACAGAGAGAAGGACTCAACTCCCACCCTGGGCCAGCATAGGGCACCTGACACATCCTGAACCTGTAATgcaccccaaaacacacccCGAGTGTGCAgcacaccccaaaacacaccaGGAGTGTGCAgcacaccccaaaacacacccTGAATGTGCAGCACACCCCAAAACACATCCCGAGTGTGCAgcacaccccaaaacacacccGAATGTGCAgcacaccccaaaacacacccTGAATGTGCAGCACACCCCAAAACACATCCCGAGTGTGCAgcacaccccaaaaaacacctggATTGTGCAGCACACCCCAAAACACATCCCGAATGTGCAgcacaccccaaaacacacccTCAATGTGCAGCATACCCCAAAACACATCCCGAGTGTGCAgcacaccccaaaacacacccTGAATGTGCAGCACACCCCAAAACACATCCCGAGTGTGCGGCACACCCCAAAACACATCCCGAGTGTGCGGCACACCCCAAAACACATCCCGAGTGTGCAgcacaccccaaaacacaccaGGAGTGTGCAgcacaccccaaaacacacccCGAGTGTGCAgcacaccccaaaacacacccGAATGTGCAGCACACCCCAAAACACATCCCGAGTGTGCAgcacaccccaaaacacacccTGAGTGTGCAGCACATCCCAAAACACATCCTGAGTGTGTGGCACACCCCAAAACACATCCCGAGTGTGCAgcacaccccaaaacacaccaGGAGTGTGCAGCACATCCCAAAACACACCCTGAGTGTGCAGCACACCCCAAAACACATACCGAGTGTGCAGCACACCTCAAAACACACCCCAAGTGTGCAGCACATCCCAAAACACATCCCAAGTGTCCAgcacaccccaaaacacacccTGAGTGTGCAGCACATCCCAAAACACACCCTGAATGTGCAGCACACCCCAAAACACATCCCGAGTGTGCaacacaccccaaaaaacaccccaagtGTGCagcacaccccaaaacacctcccGAGTGTGCAGCACACCCCAAAACACATCCCGAGTGTGCAgcacaccccaaaacacaccaGGAGTGTGCAGCACACCCTGAATGTGCAGCACACCCCAATACACATCCCGAGTGCGCAgcacaccccaaaacacacctgGATTGTGCAGCACACCCCAAAACAGTGCACCACACCCTGCCCAGTACCACACAGCACCGGCACTGCTCACAACACCCCCTGCGCCTGCCACACCCCTGTGTCACACCCCTGTGTCACACCCCTGTGTCACACCCCTGTGCCACACCCTGACACATGCGGGTCCCCCTGTGCAGGTAACGTGGCCTGTGACACGCGTGACACGCGTGACAGGCGTGACGCCGTGCGGGCCGCGCGCGCTGAGGGCTGGGCACGCCCCGCGCACGTTGCACACCCACTGTCACCTCAGCAGGGACCACCGGGCCACCCGCGGAGGGGACAACAGCCTCAAGCCGCCGTCACCGCTCCAGCCGCCTCCGCCGCGGCCGCGTCTCTAGTCCCACGCGGCCGGCGTGGTGGCGGCACCGAGGGACACGCCGGCGGCACCGAGGGACACGCCGGCAGCACCGAGGGACACGCCGGCGGCACCGAGGGACATGCCGGCGGCACCGAGGGACACGCCGGCGGCACCGAGGGACACGCCGGCTGCACCGAGGGACACGCCGGCAGCACCGAGGGACACGCCGGTGGCACCGAGGGACACGCCGGCAGCACCGAGGGACACGCCGGTGGCACCGAGGGACACGCCGGCAGCACCGATGGACACGCCGGCAGCACCGAGGGACACGCCGGCGGCACCGAGGGACACGCCGGCAGCTCAGTCTCTCCTCCTCCGGCCGCTCCAGCCTCCATCCCGGTCCCCGTGCCCGGGTGGCCCCGTCACACGCAGCCGCACTCCTTGGCCGACAGCTCGTTGACGGTGTAGTAGCGGTTGTAGGCGTCCAGGAAGGACACGTCGTCGTCGTAGGCCAGCGGCCTGCAGCACGGCCGGGCCCGGATCTTCTCCTTCCGGATCTTTCTGCGGCTCCTCATGCTCTTGAGGGAGAGGTCGTAGCTGCGCACGGCGGCCTCGCAGGTGCCGCTGCAGTAGCGGAACAGAACCGTCTCGTCCGACTCGTAGCCCAGGCCCAGCTCGCTGACGCTGACCTCCAGCTCGCGCAGCTCGCAGGGTTTGTGGCGGGCGCGGGCGCGTTTCCTGCGGCTGCCGGCGCGAGGGAACAGCGGCAGCTCGTGCCCGCCCGAGTTCATGGCCTGGCGGTAGCGCTCCACCAGCGCCGAGATCAGCTGGCGGATCTCGCCCTCCGTGTAGCTCTCCAGCAAGGCGCCGTCTGCAAGAGGAGGGGACACCGTTAGCGGGTGTCCCCAGGGCGGGTGGGGGTTGATGGGGTGGGTGGAGGTGGCCTGAGATGGGAGATCCTCCATGGGTGAGGGTCTCGGGGTCCTCCGGGATGGAGGTGACTTGGGGTGGGTGGGTAACCTCGGGATGGAGATTCCCTGGAGTGGGTGGACATTCCCCAGGATGGAGATTGTCTGGGGTGCGTGAACATCCCCCAAGATGGAGATTCCCTGGAGTGGGTGGATAACCTCAGGATGGAGATTACCTGGAGTGGGTGAACATCCCCCATGAACATCCCCCAGGATGGAGATTCCCTGGAGTGGGTGGATAACCTTAGGATGGAAATTCCGTGGGGTGGGTGGACATTCCCCAGGATGGAGATTCCCTGGGGTGGGTAAACATCCTCCAGGAAGAAAGTTCCTTGGGGTGCATGactccaaggatggagattccCAGGGTGGGTTAACATCCACCTGGATGGAGGCCACCTGAGATGGGAGATCCTCCATGGATGAGGAACCTCCAGGTGCCTTAAGGTGGAGGAAAATTCCAGAACAAAAATTCCCTTGGCTGGGTGAACATCCCTGAGGATGGAGGTCCCTTGGGGCgggtggatttggggagaaGCCCCAATAAATTTCCTTTTTGCACTGTTTCACTGTGGTCTGGGAGCCCCAAGACCCCAAGGGCTGCCCCTGAg
It encodes:
- the NRTN gene encoding neurturin; this translates as MKVWKFAAIASMLLSSMLSILVCRDMFSGSQEFSPLPSSPSSSRDSSSSSSSSSSSSSSSSSSLLAAPRRSPRALQRHGSLLAQYGALLESYTEGEIRQLISALVERYRQAMNSGGHELPLFPRAGSRRKRARARHKPCELRELEVSVSELGLGYESDETVLFRYCSGTCEAAVRSYDLSLKSMRSRRKIRKEKIRARPCCRPLAYDDDVSFLDAYNRYYTVNELSAKECGCV